In Croceicoccus sp. Ery15, a genomic segment contains:
- the rpoC gene encoding DNA-directed RNA polymerase subunit beta', which produces MNELTKFANPAAKPETFDQIQIGLASPERIRSWSFGEIKKPETINYRTFKPERDGLFCARIFGPVKDYECLCGKYKRMKYKGVVCEKCGVEVTVTKVRRERMGHIELAAPVAHIWFLKSLPSRIGLLLDMQLKQLERVLYFESYIVTEPGLTPLEKFQLLTEDELLDAQDEYGEDAFSAAIGAEAVKTMLMDLDLEQEREDLMEELATTKSALKPKKIIKRLKVVESFIDSGNRPEWMILEVVPVIPPELRPLVPLDGGRFATSDLNDLYRRVINRNNRLKRLMELRAPDIIVRNEKRMLQEAVDALFDNGRRGRVITGANKRPLKSLSDMLKGKQGRFRQNLLGKRVDYSGRSVIVTGPELKLHQCGLPKKMALELFKPFIYARLDAKGLSMTLKQAKKWVEKERKEVWDILDEVIREHPVLLNRAPTLHRLGIQAFEPVLIEGKAIQLHPLVCSAFNADFDGDQMAVHVPLSLEAQLEARVLMMSTNNILSPANGKPIIVPSQDMVLGLYYLSMDLEGEPGEGSMLTDMAEVHQALEVGAVTLHSKIHTRVPQVDEDGKTYLKRVETTPGRMLIGECLPKSHTVPFEVVNRLLTKKDIGDVIDQVYRHTGQKDTVLFADAIMVLGFRHACRAGISFGKDDMIIPDAKVPLVEETKAQVAEYEQQYQDGLITWQEKYNKAIDAWSRCGDQVAAAMMDEIKAQPKDEETGRMKPINSIYMMSHSGARGSPAQMKQLAGMRGLMAKPSGEIIETPIISNFKEGLTVLEYFNSTHGARKGLADTALKTANSGYLTRRLVDVSQDCVIVEEDCGTDRMLEMRAIIQGGSTIASLGERILGRTLAEDIVHAKTGEVLATKGQLLDEAAIKVIEDAETQVAKIRSPLVCEAQQGVCGKCYGRDLARGTPVNIGEAVGVIAAQSIGEPGTQLTMRTFHIGGAAQLNETSHLEAVSDGKLVYRDMPTITDKRGRRLSMARSGEILVIDAEGREREMHRVPYGTVILFDDGAEVKQGDRMAEWDPFTLPIITEQSGIVKYQDILDGKTMTEQVDEATGIAQRVITEYRAAGRSKKEDLRPRMTLLGQAGDETEAARYMLAPGTTLSVEDGAEVQAGDILARASREAAKTRDITGGLPRVAELFEARKPKDNAVIAKVSGRVEFVRDYKAKRKIAIIPEEGDPVEYLIPKSKVIDVQEGDFVKKGDNLISGSPDPHDILEVLGIEALAEYLVNEIQEVYRLQGVKINDKHIETIVRQMLQKVEITNGGDTTLLPGEQVDLEEMLETNAKLAKGKEPAEGKPILLGITKASLQTRSFISAASFQETTRVLTQAAVEGKKDSLIGLKENVIVGRLIPAGTGAGMNRVRVAASSRDAALRAQYRKMQEALIAADSAEEEHAAELLRDPADDLGDDPLAAVEGETHGTDADAGDYLNPEAADGDGDNEA; this is translated from the coding sequence ATGAACGAACTGACGAAATTCGCTAATCCGGCCGCAAAGCCCGAGACCTTCGACCAGATCCAGATCGGTCTGGCGTCGCCCGAGCGTATCCGCAGCTGGTCTTTCGGCGAGATCAAGAAGCCCGAGACCATCAACTACCGCACGTTCAAGCCCGAGCGTGACGGGTTGTTCTGCGCGCGCATCTTCGGTCCGGTAAAGGACTATGAGTGCCTGTGCGGCAAGTACAAGCGCATGAAGTACAAGGGCGTCGTCTGCGAGAAGTGCGGCGTCGAAGTCACCGTGACCAAGGTGCGCCGCGAGCGCATGGGCCATATCGAACTGGCCGCGCCCGTCGCGCATATCTGGTTCCTGAAGTCGCTACCCTCGCGCATCGGCCTGCTGCTCGACATGCAGTTGAAGCAGCTTGAGCGCGTGCTCTATTTCGAAAGCTATATCGTGACCGAGCCGGGCCTGACCCCGCTCGAGAAGTTCCAGCTTCTGACCGAGGACGAGCTGCTCGACGCGCAGGACGAATATGGCGAAGACGCGTTCAGCGCCGCCATCGGCGCCGAAGCGGTCAAGACCATGCTCATGGACCTCGACCTCGAGCAGGAACGCGAAGATCTGATGGAAGAGCTGGCGACGACCAAGTCGGCGCTGAAGCCCAAGAAGATCATCAAGCGCCTGAAAGTCGTCGAAAGCTTCATCGATTCGGGCAACCGTCCCGAATGGATGATCCTTGAAGTCGTGCCGGTCATCCCGCCCGAACTGCGCCCGCTGGTGCCGCTGGACGGTGGCCGTTTCGCGACGTCGGATCTGAACGACCTGTATCGCCGCGTGATCAACCGTAACAACCGTTTGAAGCGGCTGATGGAACTGCGCGCGCCGGACATCATCGTCCGCAACGAAAAGCGCATGTTGCAGGAAGCCGTCGACGCGCTGTTCGACAATGGCCGCCGCGGCCGCGTGATCACCGGCGCCAACAAGCGTCCGCTCAAGTCGCTCTCCGACATGCTCAAGGGCAAGCAGGGCCGCTTCCGTCAGAACCTGCTCGGCAAGCGCGTCGACTATTCGGGCCGTTCGGTCATCGTGACCGGGCCTGAGCTGAAATTGCACCAGTGCGGCCTGCCCAAGAAGATGGCATTGGAACTGTTCAAGCCGTTCATCTACGCGCGCCTCGACGCCAAGGGTCTCTCGATGACCCTGAAGCAGGCGAAGAAGTGGGTCGAGAAGGAGCGCAAGGAAGTCTGGGACATCCTTGACGAGGTGATCCGCGAGCATCCGGTTCTGCTGAACCGCGCGCCGACGCTGCACCGTCTGGGCATTCAGGCGTTCGAGCCCGTGTTGATCGAAGGCAAGGCGATCCAGCTGCACCCGCTCGTCTGCTCGGCCTTCAACGCCGACTTCGACGGTGACCAGATGGCCGTCCACGTGCCGCTTTCGCTGGAAGCCCAGCTGGAAGCCCGCGTGCTGATGATGTCGACCAACAACATCCTGTCGCCTGCAAACGGCAAGCCGATCATCGTGCCTTCGCAGGACATGGTGCTGGGTCTCTATTACCTCTCGATGGATCTTGAGGGCGAGCCCGGCGAAGGCAGCATGCTAACCGACATGGCCGAGGTGCATCAGGCTCTCGAAGTCGGCGCGGTGACGCTCCACTCCAAGATCCACACCCGCGTTCCGCAGGTGGACGAGGACGGCAAGACCTATCTGAAGCGCGTGGAGACCACTCCGGGTCGCATGCTGATCGGCGAATGTCTGCCCAAGAGCCACACCGTCCCGTTCGAGGTCGTCAACCGCCTTCTTACAAAGAAGGACATCGGCGACGTGATCGATCAGGTCTATCGTCACACCGGCCAGAAGGACACGGTGCTGTTCGCCGACGCCATCATGGTGCTGGGCTTCCGCCACGCATGCCGTGCGGGCATTTCGTTCGGCAAGGACGACATGATCATTCCGGACGCCAAGGTGCCGCTGGTCGAAGAGACCAAGGCGCAGGTTGCCGAGTATGAGCAGCAGTATCAGGACGGCCTGATCACCTGGCAGGAAAAGTACAACAAGGCGATCGACGCGTGGAGCCGTTGCGGCGACCAGGTCGCGGCCGCCATGATGGACGAGATCAAGGCCCAGCCCAAGGACGAGGAGACCGGCCGGATGAAGCCGATCAACTCGATCTATATGATGTCGCACTCCGGTGCGCGTGGCTCTCCGGCGCAGATGAAGCAGCTGGCGGGTATGCGCGGCCTGATGGCCAAGCCTTCGGGCGAGATCATCGAAACGCCGATCATCTCGAACTTCAAGGAAGGCCTGACCGTTCTTGAATACTTCAACTCGACCCACGGTGCCCGTAAGGGTCTGGCCGATACCGCGCTCAAGACCGCGAACTCGGGTTACCTGACCCGCCGTCTGGTCGACGTGTCGCAGGACTGCGTCATCGTCGAGGAAGATTGCGGCACCGATCGCATGCTGGAAATGCGCGCGATCATTCAGGGCGGTTCGACCATCGCATCGCTGGGCGAACGTATTCTGGGCCGCACGCTGGCCGAGGATATCGTCCACGCCAAGACCGGCGAAGTGCTGGCCACCAAGGGCCAGCTGCTGGACGAGGCGGCGATCAAGGTGATCGAGGATGCGGAAACGCAGGTTGCCAAGATCCGCTCTCCGCTGGTTTGCGAGGCGCAGCAGGGCGTGTGCGGCAAGTGCTATGGCCGCGACCTCGCTCGCGGTACGCCGGTGAACATCGGTGAGGCTGTTGGCGTGATCGCCGCGCAGTCGATCGGTGAGCCGGGCACGCAGCTGACCATGCGTACGTTCCACATCGGTGGTGCGGCGCAGCTCAATGAAACCTCGCACCTCGAAGCGGTGTCGGACGGTAAGCTTGTCTATCGCGACATGCCGACCATCACCGACAAGCGCGGCCGTCGCCTTTCGATGGCCCGCAGCGGTGAAATCCTCGTGATCGACGCCGAAGGGCGCGAGCGCGAAATGCACCGCGTCCCCTATGGTACCGTCATCCTGTTCGACGACGGCGCCGAGGTGAAGCAGGGCGACCGCATGGCAGAGTGGGATCCGTTCACCCTGCCGATCATCACCGAGCAGTCGGGTATCGTGAAATATCAGGATATCCTCGACGGCAAGACCATGACCGAGCAGGTCGACGAAGCGACGGGCATCGCCCAGCGCGTCATCACCGAATATCGCGCCGCGGGCCGTTCCAAGAAGGAAGACCTGCGTCCGCGTATGACCCTGCTGGGGCAGGCCGGCGACGAGACGGAGGCGGCACGTTACATGCTGGCCCCCGGCACGACGCTGTCGGTCGAGGACGGTGCGGAAGTGCAGGCCGGTGACATTCTGGCCCGTGCGTCGCGTGAAGCCGCCAAGACCCGCGACATCACCGGCGGTCTGCCGCGCGTTGCCGAGCTGTTCGAGGCGCGCAAGCCCAAGGACAATGCGGTTATCGCCAAGGTGTCGGGCCGCGTCGAATTCGTCCGCGACTATAAGGCGAAGCGCAAGATCGCGATCATTCCGGAAGAGGGTGATCCGGTCGAGTATCTGATCCCGAAGTCGAAGGTGATCGACGTTCAGGAAGGCGACTTCGTCAAGAAGGGCGACAATTTGATCAGCGGCTCGCCCGATCCGCACGATATTCTGGAAGTTTTGGGGATCGAGGCCTTGGCCGAATATCTCGTGAACGAGATCCAGGAAGTCTATCGCTTGCAGGGCGTGAAGATCAACGACAAGCACATCGAGACGATCGTTCGTCAGATGCTGCAAAAGGTCGAGATCACCAATGGCGGCGACACCACGCTGCTGCCGGGCGAACAGGTCGATCTGGAAGAAATGCTCGAAACCAACGCCAAGCTGGCGAAGGGCAAGGAACCGGCCGAAGGCAAGCCGATCCTGCTGGGCATCACCAAGGCGTCGCTGCAGACCCGCAGCTTCATCTCGGCCGCTTCGTTCCAGGAAACCACCCGCGTGCTGACGCAGGCGGCGGTCGAAGGAAAGAAGGACTCGCTGATCGGTCTGAAGGAAAACGTGATCGTGGGCCGCCTCATCCCCGCCGGTACCGGCGCGGGCATGAACCGCGTCCGCGTCGCCGCCTCCAGCCGCGATGCGGCGCTGCGCGCCCAGTATCGAAAGATGCAAGAAGCGCTGATCGCCGCCGATTCGGCAGAGGAAGAGCATGCAGCCGAACTGCTGCGCGATCCGGCCGACGATCTGGGCGACGATCCGCTGGCAGCGGTCGAGGGTGAAACCCACGGCACCGATGCGGATGCAGGCGATTACCTGAACCCCGAAGCGGCGGATGGTGACGGCGACAACGAAGCCTGA
- the gltX gene encoding glutamate--tRNA ligase, whose product MIVTRFAPSPTGHLHVGNIRTALHNFLLAHKARGQAGGRFMLRIDDTDAERSREDYVDAIRADLAWLGLNPDGEERQSARLAIYDSAFERLKSAGRVYRCYETAQELDLKRKILLGRKLPPIYDRAALALTDDDHARFAADGVAPHWRFRLDHDEPIAWEDGVRGAQHFDAASMSDPVVRRADGSWLYMLPSCVDDIDMGITDVLRGEDHVSNTAVQIQMFTALGATPPRFAHEALLVGAEGKLSKRLGSTGVADFREQGLEPMAVNSLLARIGTSQPVEAQHDMAALAQGFDLTTFGRAPARFDEAELLRINAQLVHAMDYADVAGLLPEGMDEAAWLTIRPNLEKVTEAHEWWTVVTGPVAAPELSAEDAAFAQAAADAAQTLDWNAADSGDGAWKALTNALKQATGRKGKALFLPLRLALTGMDHGPDMNALLPLIGQTRTVERLRAAA is encoded by the coding sequence ATGATCGTTACCCGCTTCGCTCCTTCGCCCACCGGCCATCTTCATGTCGGCAATATCCGCACGGCGCTGCATAATTTCCTGCTGGCCCACAAGGCCAGGGGGCAGGCAGGCGGGCGGTTCATGCTGCGTATCGACGATACCGATGCCGAACGCAGCCGCGAGGATTACGTCGACGCGATCCGCGCCGATCTGGCGTGGCTGGGCCTGAACCCCGATGGCGAGGAGAGGCAGTCGGCCCGGCTGGCGATCTATGATTCTGCCTTTGAACGGCTGAAATCGGCGGGGCGGGTCTATCGCTGTTATGAAACGGCGCAGGAACTGGATCTGAAGCGCAAGATCCTGCTGGGGCGCAAGTTGCCGCCGATCTATGACCGCGCGGCACTGGCGCTGACCGATGACGATCACGCGCGTTTCGCTGCCGATGGCGTGGCTCCGCACTGGCGGTTCAGGCTGGACCATGACGAGCCGATCGCATGGGAAGACGGCGTGCGCGGGGCGCAGCATTTCGATGCGGCATCGATGTCCGATCCGGTGGTGCGCCGGGCCGACGGTTCGTGGCTTTATATGCTGCCCAGCTGTGTCGACGATATCGACATGGGCATCACCGATGTGCTGCGCGGAGAGGACCATGTGTCCAACACAGCGGTGCAAATCCAGATGTTTACCGCACTGGGCGCCACCCCGCCGCGCTTTGCGCATGAGGCTTTGCTGGTCGGTGCCGAGGGTAAGCTGTCCAAGCGGCTGGGATCGACGGGCGTAGCCGATTTCCGCGAACAGGGGCTGGAGCCGATGGCAGTGAATTCGCTGCTGGCGCGGATCGGCACGTCGCAACCGGTCGAAGCGCAGCATGACATGGCGGCGCTGGCGCAGGGGTTCGATCTGACGACATTCGGCCGCGCCCCCGCCCGTTTCGACGAGGCGGAACTGCTGCGCATCAATGCGCAGTTGGTGCATGCGATGGACTACGCCGATGTCGCAGGCCTGCTGCCAGAGGGGATGGACGAAGCAGCATGGCTGACGATCAGACCGAATCTGGAAAAAGTGACCGAGGCGCATGAATGGTGGACGGTCGTGACCGGCCCCGTCGCCGCGCCCGAATTATCGGCAGAGGATGCCGCATTCGCGCAAGCCGCTGCCGATGCGGCGCAGACGCTGGACTGGAACGCAGCCGATAGCGGCGATGGCGCGTGGAAGGCGCTGACCAATGCGTTGAAACAGGCGACGGGCCGCAAGGGCAAGGCGCTGTTCCTGCCGCTGCGACTGGCGCTGACGGGCATGGACCACGGGCCTGACATGAACGCCCTGCTGCCCCTGATCGGTCAGACCCGCACGGTGGAGAGATTGCGGGCGGCGGCATAG
- a CDS encoding VacJ family lipoprotein: protein MVISGLAAALVMGGAGVADNAPVSGKAGFAQSLNGGSPAAMAVATPLPSDVLRVLERKSFAFRQDAEQPLPSPEEAASAGQPAATEPETPPSDGGDVADGGEIIVSGEVGAPKGDPAERINALSYEVVDKVDMAVVEPIADAYSSGIPEPVRDGVDNFLSNLGEPVSALHYLLQLKPGKALKTLGRFAINTTLGIGGLFDVAAKEPFGMEYEPNGLANTLGYYGVGPGPYLYLPLIGSTTVRDLVGRTVDLAFLPTVVGKPFNSPYYVIPAGTLNSLNDRVDKDAQIASVRDKCGDPYAAERDLYLVQRAAEIEALKGNHNPDLGEIGERLEFNCDIEISDTPTGVTEQTDFVRQSTTLIDGSAGSEAAAEGLFEAEPEAETEIPDAVSAEKPAPAEAPEPAEPVLESRPVVQPLPAGG from the coding sequence ATGGTAATTTCGGGTCTGGCGGCGGCGCTTGTCATGGGCGGCGCCGGTGTTGCTGATAATGCGCCGGTATCGGGCAAGGCGGGTTTCGCCCAAAGTCTCAATGGCGGATCGCCCGCCGCGATGGCCGTGGCGACGCCGCTGCCGTCCGATGTGCTGCGCGTGCTGGAACGCAAGAGCTTTGCCTTTAGGCAGGACGCCGAACAGCCCCTCCCCTCTCCCGAAGAAGCGGCATCGGCCGGACAGCCCGCCGCCACCGAACCCGAAACCCCGCCCTCTGACGGCGGCGATGTGGCCGACGGGGGCGAAATCATCGTCTCGGGCGAAGTCGGCGCGCCCAAGGGCGACCCTGCCGAACGGATCAACGCCCTCAGCTACGAAGTGGTCGACAAGGTCGATATGGCCGTCGTCGAACCGATCGCCGATGCCTATAGCAGCGGCATCCCCGAACCGGTCCGCGACGGGGTGGATAATTTCCTGTCGAACCTGGGCGAACCGGTCAGCGCGCTGCATTATCTGTTGCAGCTGAAACCGGGCAAGGCGCTGAAAACGCTGGGCCGTTTCGCGATCAACACTACTCTTGGGATCGGCGGGCTGTTCGATGTTGCCGCGAAAGAGCCGTTCGGCATGGAATACGAACCCAATGGCCTTGCCAATACGCTGGGCTATTACGGCGTCGGCCCCGGCCCCTATCTCTATCTGCCGCTGATCGGATCGACCACTGTGCGCGACCTTGTCGGGCGGACGGTCGATCTGGCATTTCTGCCTACCGTTGTCGGCAAGCCGTTCAACAGCCCCTATTACGTGATCCCCGCAGGCACGCTCAATTCGCTGAACGACCGAGTGGACAAGGATGCGCAGATCGCATCGGTCCGCGACAAATGCGGCGACCCCTATGCGGCAGAGCGCGACCTGTATCTGGTGCAGCGTGCGGCAGAGATCGAGGCGCTGAAGGGCAATCACAACCCCGATCTGGGCGAGATTGGCGAGCGGCTTGAATTCAACTGCGATATCGAGATCAGCGACACGCCCACCGGCGTCACCGAACAGACCGATTTCGTGCGGCAGAGCACGACGCTGATCGACGGGTCGGCCGGTTCCGAAGCTGCGGCAGAAGGCCTGTTCGAGGCCGAACCCGAAGCCGAGACCGAAATCCCCGATGCCGTTTCGGCCGAAAAGCCTGCTCCGGCAGAAGCACCGGAACCTGCCGAACCCGTGCTGGAATCGCGCCCCGTGGTGCAACCGCTTCCCGCCGGCGGGTAA
- a CDS encoding NAD+ synthase: MADTLTITFAQHNQRVGDIAGNAKAMLAARERAKAAGADLIVFPEMHLIGYPPEDLVLKPALIERAAAELDRLAKATDEDGPGMLVGSVFVRDGALHNGVALLDGGRITATRFKHELPNYGTFDEQRLFTPGDLPDPVLFRGAMLGLPICEDIWHPDVCRHLADMGAQILICINGSPYEIDKDVLRIDGVAKRRAIDTGLPLAYLNRVGGQDELAFDGASFVINADGTLAAQLPDWEEVEISTRWVKGRDGWSCVPGALHRLADHPEDIYCAMVTALRDYVDHNGFPGVLLGLSGGIDSALCAAVAVDALGADRVWNVMLPSRFTSQESLDDAQACARALGCRLSTIPIQPAVAGFDAMLEDDFADTQVDITEENIQSRIRGVTLMALSNKFGHMLVTTGNKSEMSVGYATIYGDMAGGYNPLKDAYKTTVFELAKWRNRAKPKIGKGPLGEVIPQNIIDKPPSAELRPDQKDSDSLPPYDVLDGILHGLVEHEKSVDQLVAEGFERETVRRIERLLHLAEYKRRQAPPGVKLGARNFGRDRRYPITHSFRSG, encoded by the coding sequence ATGGCCGATACGCTTACCATCACTTTCGCCCAACATAACCAGCGTGTCGGCGATATCGCCGGCAATGCCAAAGCCATGCTGGCCGCGCGTGAACGCGCCAAGGCGGCGGGCGCAGACCTGATCGTGTTCCCCGAAATGCACCTCATCGGCTATCCGCCAGAGGATCTGGTGCTGAAACCGGCATTGATAGAGCGTGCGGCGGCGGAACTGGACCGGCTGGCCAAAGCAACGGACGAGGACGGGCCGGGCATGCTGGTCGGCAGCGTGTTCGTGCGCGACGGGGCGCTGCATAACGGGGTGGCGTTGCTGGATGGCGGGCGCATCACGGCGACGCGTTTCAAACACGAACTTCCCAATTACGGCACGTTCGACGAACAGCGCCTGTTCACCCCCGGCGATCTGCCCGATCCGGTGCTGTTCCGCGGCGCGATGCTGGGCCTGCCCATCTGCGAGGATATATGGCACCCCGATGTGTGCCGCCATCTGGCCGATATGGGCGCGCAGATCCTGATCTGCATCAACGGCAGCCCCTATGAAATCGATAAGGACGTGCTGCGCATCGACGGCGTGGCCAAGCGGCGCGCGATCGATACGGGCCTGCCGCTGGCCTATCTGAACCGCGTGGGCGGACAGGACGAACTGGCGTTCGACGGGGCGAGTTTCGTCATCAACGCCGATGGCACGCTGGCCGCGCAATTGCCCGATTGGGAAGAGGTCGAGATTTCGACCCGCTGGGTAAAGGGGCGCGATGGCTGGTCCTGTGTGCCGGGCGCATTGCACCGGCTGGCCGATCATCCCGAAGATATTTATTGCGCCATGGTCACGGCATTGCGCGACTATGTCGATCATAACGGCTTTCCCGGCGTGCTGCTGGGCCTGTCGGGCGGGATCGACAGCGCGCTATGCGCCGCCGTCGCGGTCGATGCGCTGGGTGCTGACCGCGTGTGGAATGTCATGCTGCCCAGCCGCTTTACCAGTCAGGAAAGTCTGGACGATGCCCAAGCCTGCGCCAGGGCGCTGGGCTGCCGCCTGTCGACCATACCGATCCAGCCTGCGGTCGCCGGATTCGACGCCATGCTGGAGGATGATTTCGCCGACACACAGGTCGACATCACCGAAGAGAATATCCAGTCGCGTATTCGCGGGGTGACATTGATGGCCCTGTCGAACAAGTTCGGCCACATGCTGGTGACGACCGGCAATAAGAGCGAGATGAGCGTCGGCTATGCCACGATCTATGGCGATATGGCGGGCGGCTATAACCCGCTGAAGGACGCCTATAAGACGACCGTGTTCGAACTGGCGAAATGGCGCAACCGCGCCAAGCCCAAGATCGGCAAGGGTCCGCTGGGCGAGGTGATCCCCCAGAACATCATCGACAAGCCGCCCAGCGCCGAATTGCGCCCCGACCAGAAGGACAGCGATTCGCTGCCGCCCTATGACGTGCTGGACGGCATCCTCCACGGTCTGGTGGAACATGAAAAGAGCGTGGACCAGCTGGTCGCAGAGGGTTTCGAGCGTGAGACGGTGCGCCGGATCGAACGCCTGTTGCATCTGGCCGAATACAAGCGGCGACAGGCGCCCCCCGGTGTGAAGCTGGGTGCGCGCAATTTCGGCCGCGACCGGCGCTATCCCATCACGCACAGCTTCCGTTCGGGCTGA
- a CDS encoding bifunctional diguanylate cyclase/phosphodiesterase — protein MGARQEAVLNRDELLLARRLGDYAAHAPVAAMLSGLSAMIACAIAPSELMAMWHALCGIWLLAIGAVSTLRVLHAGRIEPDTIDFGYIRRQARKAEALAYADAALWALGLSFIASMLDPSTRVTVNILITGMLATAAIRLRSMPRIGIALTLAFVAGGTASTALRGDPVDFVNVPIMLFYATVVLYCFRADAAAYEARFNAEFAVSESAETIRLLLHDYEAQSADWLWRVDHSGCLVGVCDRFGEAASMPRPELEGKELVSLFRHGPAREHLSHRLLRREPFRDLTLELATRDDDPLGGRWWMLSASPREDGTIRGVARDVTATRRTEQRVAYMAHHDGLTGLANRFLFGETLAGQLARQRKGDSCALLYLDLDHFKTINDTLGHSCGDLLLTEAARRITSKVKGHDLVARLGGDEFAVLLTRFRDAEEALAVADRIVGAITDPFRIEGQKLHISTSVGVAFYKGQGGNSDDLLRQADLALYAAKARGRACFAQFEPWMEDRERERAALEADLRNAIKQGQFALHFQPLVNIDTGEVAGFEALVRWEHPTMGVVMPGEFIPIAEDTGLIVPLGEWIMRNAIAQAAGWPGGQRVAINLSPIQMRSPRLMSQLVTAIAHTGIDPARIELEITENVLMQESEANVALLHKLRELGVRISLDDFGTGYSSLNYLRSFPFDKIKIDKCFVADLEKREDCQAIIRAVTSLAGTLGMDTVAEGVEREEQLDWLRAAGCTEVQGYYISYPFNVEELSDGRPFDSECERWRASIRRLPSAA, from the coding sequence ATGGGGGCAAGGCAGGAAGCGGTGCTGAACCGCGACGAATTGCTGCTTGCCCGCAGGTTGGGCGATTATGCCGCGCATGCGCCGGTTGCCGCGATGTTGAGCGGCCTTTCCGCCATGATCGCCTGTGCCATTGCCCCGTCCGAACTAATGGCCATGTGGCACGCGCTGTGCGGCATCTGGCTGCTTGCCATCGGGGCGGTCAGCACCCTGCGCGTGTTGCATGCCGGCAGGATAGAGCCGGACACGATCGATTTCGGCTATATACGGCGGCAGGCTCGCAAGGCCGAGGCGCTGGCCTATGCCGATGCGGCGTTATGGGCACTGGGCCTGTCTTTCATCGCCTCGATGCTCGACCCGTCGACCCGCGTGACGGTCAACATACTGATCACCGGCATGCTGGCGACGGCGGCGATCCGCTTGCGGTCAATGCCGCGCATCGGGATCGCACTGACGCTGGCCTTTGTCGCAGGTGGAACCGCATCGACTGCGCTGCGCGGCGATCCGGTCGATTTCGTCAATGTGCCGATCATGCTCTTCTATGCGACGGTTGTGCTCTATTGCTTCCGCGCCGATGCGGCGGCCTATGAAGCGCGCTTCAACGCCGAATTCGCCGTGTCCGAAAGCGCCGAAACGATCCGCTTGCTGCTGCATGATTACGAAGCGCAGAGCGCGGACTGGCTGTGGCGTGTCGATCATTCGGGCTGCCTTGTCGGCGTGTGCGACCGCTTTGGCGAGGCGGCCTCGATGCCGCGGCCCGAACTGGAAGGAAAGGAACTGGTCAGCCTGTTCCGCCATGGCCCCGCGCGCGAGCATTTGTCGCACCGGCTGTTGCGGCGCGAACCGTTCCGCGATCTGACGCTGGAACTGGCCACCCGCGACGACGATCCGCTGGGCGGGCGCTGGTGGATGCTGTCGGCCTCTCCGCGTGAGGATGGCACGATCCGCGGTGTCGCCCGCGATGTAACCGCCACGCGCCGCACCGAACAGCGCGTCGCATACATGGCGCATCACGACGGCCTGACCGGCCTTGCCAACCGTTTTCTGTTTGGCGAGACGCTGGCCGGACAGCTGGCCCGCCAGCGCAAGGGCGACAGCTGCGCGCTGCTTTACCTCGACCTCGACCACTTCAAGACGATCAACGACACGCTTGGCCACAGCTGCGGCGATCTGCTGCTGACCGAAGCGGCGCGGCGCATAACCAGCAAGGTCAAGGGTCACGATCTGGTCGCGCGGCTTGGCGGCGACGAATTCGCCGTATTGCTCACCCGCTTCCGCGATGCGGAAGAAGCGCTGGCCGTGGCCGACCGTATTGTCGGGGCCATCACCGATCCCTTCCGGATCGAGGGACAAAAGCTGCATATCTCGACCAGCGTGGGCGTGGCGTTCTATAAGGGGCAGGGCGGCAATTCCGACGATCTGCTGCGACAGGCCGATCTGGCGCTCTATGCCGCCAAGGCGCGCGGACGCGCCTGCTTCGCGCAGTTTGAGCCATGGATGGAAGACCGCGAGCGAGAGCGGGCCGCGCTGGAAGCCGATTTGCGCAATGCGATCAAGCAGGGCCAGTTCGCGCTGCATTTCCAGCCGCTCGTCAATATCGATACGGGCGAGGTGGCCGGGTTCGAGGCGCTGGTCCGTTGGGAACATCCCACCATGGGCGTCGTCATGCCGGGCGAATTCATCCCGATTGCCGAGGATACCGGCCTGATCGTGCCGCTGGGCGAATGGATCATGCGCAATGCCATCGCGCAGGCGGCCGGTTGGCCCGGAGGGCAGCGCGTGGCGATCAACCTGTCCCCCATCCAGATGCGCAGCCCGCGCCTGATGTCGCAACTGGTGACCGCGATCGCCCATACCGGTATCGATCCTGCGCGGATCGAGCTGGAGATTACCGAAAACGTGCTGATGCAGGAGTCCGAGGCGAATGTCGCCTTGCTGCACAAATTGCGCGAACTGGGCGTGCGCATCTCGCTCGACGATTTCGGGACGGGCTATTCCTCGCTCAACTATCTACGCAGCTTTCCGTTCGACAAAATCAAGATCGACAAATGCTTCGTCGCCGATCTGGAAAAGCGCGAGGATTGTCAGGCGATCATCCGCGCGGTTACCTCGCTGGCGGGCACTTTGGGGATGGACACGGTGGCCGAAGGCGTGGAGCGCGAGGAACAGCTGGATTGGCTGCGCGCGGCAGGCTGCACCGAGGTGCAGGGCTATTACATATCCTATCCGTTCAATGTCGAGGAACTGAGCGACGGCCGCCCGTTCGACAGCGAATGCGAACGCTGGCGCGCGTCGATCCGGCGCCTTCCCAGCGCAGCCTGA